A portion of the Collinsella aerofaciens genome contains these proteins:
- a CDS encoding ABC transporter ATP-binding protein, translating into MTESVVDYSEQPLAVEVDDVTMIFNMASESLTNLKEYFIKLAKHELFFEEFRALKHISFDIHRGEVVGLVGTNGSGKSTMLKIIAGVLEPSEGSVKVHGNIAPLIELGAGFDPELTARENIYLNGALLGYTKEFIDANFDGIIEFAELQNFVDMPLKNFSSGMVARIAFAIATITEPDILIVDETLSVGDVFFQQKCEARIQHFIQSGDVTVLFVSHSMEQVERICQRAVWIEKGDLRMDGPVDEVCKAYREQFN; encoded by the coding sequence ATGACTGAATCTGTTGTTGATTACAGCGAGCAGCCTCTGGCTGTCGAGGTCGACGACGTCACCATGATCTTTAACATGGCGTCCGAGTCGCTGACCAACCTCAAGGAGTACTTCATTAAGCTTGCCAAGCACGAGCTGTTCTTTGAGGAGTTTAGGGCGCTTAAGCACATCTCGTTTGATATTCATCGCGGCGAGGTTGTGGGTCTGGTCGGCACCAATGGCTCCGGCAAGTCTACGATGCTCAAGATTATCGCTGGCGTTCTTGAGCCTAGCGAGGGCAGCGTTAAGGTGCACGGTAACATCGCGCCGCTGATTGAGCTTGGCGCCGGCTTTGACCCCGAGCTGACCGCCCGCGAGAACATCTATCTGAACGGCGCCCTGCTCGGCTATACCAAGGAGTTCATCGACGCCAACTTTGACGGCATTATCGAGTTCGCTGAGCTGCAGAACTTTGTCGATATGCCGCTTAAGAACTTCTCTTCGGGCATGGTGGCGCGTATCGCCTTTGCAATCGCGACGATTACCGAGCCCGATATTCTGATCGTTGACGAGACGCTGTCCGTCGGTGATGTGTTCTTCCAGCAAAAGTGTGAGGCCCGCATCCAGCACTTTATCCAGAGCGGCGACGTGACGGTTCTGTTCGTTTCGCACTCTATGGAGCAGGTTGAGCGCATCTGCCAGCGTGCCGTTTGGATTGAGAAGGGTGACCTTCGCATGGACGGCCCGGTCGATGAGGTCTGCAAGGCGTACCGCGAGCAGTTCAACTAG
- the aroB gene encoding 3-dehydroquinate synthase, whose amino-acid sequence MAITIDIDTARPYQVHVGTFLLEQAGPLVRATAGGTKAVIVTDTNVGPLYQMPVKQSLEASGYEVSVCTFEAGEAHKRAETYVAILEFVAEHELSRSDVIVALGGGVVGDVAGFVAATYMRGCKFVQIPTSLLAMVDSSVGGKTAIDLAAGKNLAGAFWQPSVVIADVGCLATLTPEQFADGCGEVVKHAVIADPELFAELEKTPLTLELLNRDVARVALIIARNIDIKRAVVVADERETNQRKLLNFGHSAGHAVEACEHFELGHGNCVSIGMGIITRAAALHGVCDAALPGRIEELCARHGLKTRCDLDVDAVFAEALHDKKRAGDTIDLVIPHGIGRCSIDRTPLSTFHELIAEGLGQKGDASAC is encoded by the coding sequence ATGGCGATTACCATCGATATCGACACTGCACGCCCCTACCAGGTGCATGTTGGCACGTTTTTGCTGGAGCAGGCGGGACCGCTCGTGCGCGCCACTGCTGGCGGCACCAAGGCCGTCATCGTGACGGACACCAACGTGGGCCCGCTCTACCAGATGCCCGTTAAGCAGAGCCTGGAGGCGTCAGGCTACGAGGTGAGCGTCTGCACCTTCGAAGCAGGCGAGGCCCATAAGCGCGCCGAAACCTATGTTGCCATTTTGGAGTTTGTGGCCGAGCACGAGCTTTCGCGCTCCGACGTGATCGTGGCACTCGGCGGCGGCGTCGTGGGCGACGTGGCGGGCTTTGTGGCCGCCACCTACATGCGCGGCTGCAAGTTTGTGCAGATTCCGACGAGCCTGCTCGCCATGGTGGATTCGTCGGTGGGCGGCAAGACCGCCATCGACCTGGCTGCAGGCAAGAACTTGGCCGGCGCCTTTTGGCAGCCGAGCGTGGTTATCGCCGACGTGGGGTGCCTGGCCACCCTCACGCCCGAGCAGTTCGCCGACGGCTGCGGCGAGGTCGTCAAGCACGCCGTGATCGCCGACCCGGAGCTTTTCGCCGAGCTGGAGAAGACCCCGCTCACGCTGGAGCTGCTCAACCGCGATGTGGCCCGCGTAGCGCTCATCATCGCCCGCAACATCGACATCAAGCGCGCCGTGGTCGTCGCCGACGAGCGCGAGACCAACCAGCGCAAGCTCCTCAACTTTGGACACAGCGCCGGACACGCCGTCGAGGCCTGCGAGCACTTTGAGCTCGGACACGGCAACTGCGTGTCGATCGGCATGGGCATCATCACGCGCGCCGCGGCCCTGCACGGCGTCTGCGATGCTGCACTGCCGGGGCGCATCGAAGAGCTCTGTGCACGTCACGGTCTCAAGACCCGCTGCGACCTCGATGTCGATGCCGTCTTTGCCGAGGCGCTCCACGACAAGAAGCGCGCGGGCGACACCATCGACCTGGTGATTCCGCACGGCATTGGCCGCTGCAGCATCGACCGCACGCCGCTTTCCACTTTCCACGAACTCATTGCCGAAGGCCTCGGCCAGAAGGGAGACGCATCCGCATGCTAG
- the aroF gene encoding 3-deoxy-7-phosphoheptulonate synthase, producing the protein MIAILKQSASDEAVGHIVSWIEKKGLKTDVSRGENETIIGLVGDTTKIDPFLLESMDVVERVQRVSEPFKRANRKFHPEDSVIDCGHGVKIGGDQFQVIAGPCSVEGENLIRIARRVKAAGATMLRGGAYKPRTSPYAYQGMGPAGLDLLCEASAELDMPIVTEIMDPRDVQVFLDKKIDVMQIGARNAQNFPLLKEVGKTQTPILLKRGMSGTIDELLMAAEYIMSEGNDNVILCERGIRTFETRTRNTFDLNAVPVLHHLSHLPVVADPSHATGYTRYVEPMALAATACGANGLEIEVHDEPSRAWSDGAQALTPDQFDDTMRRIRAIREVVCQETME; encoded by the coding sequence CGTCAGCTGGATTGAGAAAAAGGGCCTGAAGACCGACGTATCGCGCGGCGAGAATGAGACCATCATCGGCCTGGTGGGCGATACGACCAAGATCGACCCGTTCCTGCTCGAGTCCATGGATGTCGTCGAGCGCGTGCAGCGCGTCTCCGAGCCGTTCAAGCGCGCCAACCGCAAGTTCCACCCCGAGGACTCCGTCATCGACTGCGGCCACGGCGTCAAGATCGGCGGCGATCAGTTCCAGGTCATCGCCGGCCCGTGCTCCGTCGAGGGCGAGAACCTCATCCGCATCGCACGCCGCGTGAAGGCCGCCGGTGCCACGATGCTGCGCGGCGGTGCCTACAAGCCCCGCACCTCCCCCTACGCCTATCAGGGTATGGGCCCCGCCGGCCTCGACCTGCTGTGCGAGGCGTCTGCCGAGCTCGACATGCCGATCGTCACCGAGATCATGGACCCGCGCGACGTGCAGGTCTTCCTGGACAAGAAGATTGACGTCATGCAGATCGGCGCCCGCAACGCCCAGAACTTCCCCCTGCTCAAGGAGGTCGGCAAGACCCAGACACCGATTCTGCTCAAGCGCGGCATGTCCGGCACGATCGACGAGCTGCTTATGGCAGCCGAGTACATCATGAGCGAGGGTAACGACAACGTCATCCTGTGTGAGCGCGGCATCCGCACCTTCGAGACCCGCACCCGCAACACATTCGACCTCAACGCCGTGCCGGTGCTGCACCACCTGTCGCACCTGCCCGTCGTCGCCGACCCCAGCCACGCCACCGGCTACACCCGCTACGTTGAGCCCATGGCGCTCGCCGCGACCGCCTGCGGTGCCAACGGCCTGGAGATCGAGGTCCACGACGAGCCGAGCCGCGCCTGGTCCGACGGCGCCCAGGCCCTCACCCCCGATCAGTTCGACGACACCATGCGCCGCATCCGAGCCATCCGCGAGGTTGTCTGCCAAGAGACCATGGAGTAG
- a CDS encoding ABC transporter permease, with product MSDQTKQQETRSLPATFAKNEFEKDAFILRQLVTKDFKIKYRRSVLGVAWSVLNPLLMMIVMAIVFSTIFGQGRNGSMTPEMYPLYLIVGNITFAVMSESTNQALTSIVGAAPLLKKVKVHRWVFPVQKVLFSLVNFAFSLVAVAIVMLWFRVMPSWHLILLPVCLLLLMCFCMGLGMMLSALTVFFRDVMHLWSVVITAWTYITPIFWTTDYIAQMPHLVRILMYANPMFNYLQFMRDIFLFQTTPSLMTFGMCVAWAVLALIIGYTVFHKSERKFILYI from the coding sequence GTGTCGGATCAGACAAAGCAACAAGAAACTCGCAGTCTGCCTGCGACGTTTGCTAAGAACGAATTTGAGAAGGACGCGTTTATCCTTCGTCAGCTGGTTACCAAGGATTTTAAGATCAAGTATCGCCGTAGCGTTCTGGGCGTCGCATGGTCGGTGCTCAACCCGCTGCTGATGATGATCGTCATGGCCATTGTGTTCTCGACGATTTTTGGCCAGGGCCGCAATGGCTCAATGACGCCCGAGATGTACCCGCTGTACTTGATCGTGGGTAACATCACCTTTGCCGTCATGTCTGAGTCTACTAACCAGGCCCTGACGTCGATCGTGGGCGCTGCCCCTCTGCTCAAGAAGGTTAAGGTGCACCGCTGGGTTTTCCCGGTGCAGAAGGTGCTCTTCTCGCTGGTCAACTTTGCCTTCTCGCTGGTCGCCGTCGCCATCGTCATGCTGTGGTTCCGCGTTATGCCTTCTTGGCACCTGATTCTGTTGCCGGTTTGCCTGCTGCTGCTTATGTGCTTCTGCATGGGCCTGGGCATGATGCTCTCTGCCCTTACGGTCTTCTTCCGCGACGTTATGCATCTGTGGAGCGTCGTCATTACGGCGTGGACTTACATTACGCCCATCTTCTGGACGACTGACTATATTGCGCAAATGCCGCATCTCGTGCGTATCTTGATGTATGCGAACCCCATGTTCAACTACCTGCAGTTTATGCGCGATATCTTCCTGTTCCAGACTACGCCCTCGCTTATGACGTTTGGTATGTGCGTCGCTTGGGCGGTTCTTGCGCTTATTATTGGCTATACCGTGTTCCATAAGTCCGAGCGCAAATTTATCCTCTACATCTAA
- the aroA gene encoding 3-phosphoshikimate 1-carboxyvinyltransferase: protein MLARITPSPLKGTVPAIASKSMAHRLIICAALANGETHVTCNTTCADIEATVRCLTALGARIETVEDGFQVHPTMKSVEFGLLKALAGGTLDCGESGSTLRFMLPVACALGAEATFVGQGRLGARPLSPLSDEIIAAGCDLQGLGGFPLKTSGRMRPGTFVLPGNVSSQYISGLLLAAPLLAQPSCVQVTGLIESRPYINLTIQAMKAFGVEVNVERIPARDGQPEVTNFRVSSGSYRTPGSVAVEGDWSNAAFWLCAGAIGTDPITVEGVSLSSAQGDRNVLAALSRFGARIVRSTNAATVQSDKLAGFEMSAHDIPDLVPVISAVASLAQGRTFIRDCARLRIKESDRLVTTTRELTALGAQVRIAGDDLIIKGVDAFTGGEVDSHNDHRIAMMAAIAASRATGEVVIHGAEAVNKSYPDFFDHYRLLGGKVTLEEE from the coding sequence ATGCTAGCCCGCATCACCCCGTCCCCACTTAAGGGCACCGTTCCCGCCATCGCGTCCAAGTCGATGGCGCATCGCCTGATCATCTGCGCCGCGCTTGCCAACGGCGAGACGCACGTTACCTGCAACACTACCTGCGCCGATATCGAGGCCACGGTGCGTTGTCTCACGGCGCTCGGCGCCCGCATCGAGACCGTCGAGGACGGCTTTCAGGTCCACCCCACCATGAAGAGTGTTGAGTTTGGCCTGCTCAAGGCCCTTGCCGGCGGCACGCTCGACTGCGGCGAAAGCGGCTCCACGCTCCGCTTTATGTTGCCCGTCGCCTGCGCGCTGGGCGCAGAGGCCACGTTTGTGGGTCAGGGACGCTTGGGCGCCCGTCCGCTGTCCCCGCTCTCGGACGAGATCATCGCCGCCGGCTGCGACCTACAGGGTCTGGGCGGTTTTCCGCTCAAGACGAGCGGACGCATGCGCCCGGGCACCTTTGTGCTGCCGGGCAACGTGAGCTCGCAGTACATCTCGGGCCTGCTGCTGGCAGCCCCGCTGCTGGCCCAGCCCTCCTGCGTGCAGGTGACCGGCCTCATTGAGAGCCGCCCCTACATCAACCTGACGATCCAGGCCATGAAGGCCTTTGGCGTCGAGGTCAACGTCGAGCGTATTCCCGCCCGGGACGGCCAGCCCGAGGTCACGAACTTCCGCGTGAGCAGTGGCTCGTATCGCACGCCCGGCAGCGTGGCCGTCGAAGGTGACTGGTCCAACGCTGCCTTTTGGCTGTGTGCCGGCGCTATCGGCACCGACCCCATCACCGTCGAGGGTGTGTCCCTGAGCTCCGCACAGGGCGACCGCAACGTGCTTGCCGCGCTTTCGCGCTTTGGCGCCCGCATCGTGCGCTCCACCAACGCCGCCACCGTGCAGTCCGACAAGCTCGCTGGCTTTGAGATGAGTGCCCACGACATTCCAGACCTGGTGCCCGTCATCTCGGCCGTGGCATCGCTGGCTCAGGGCCGCACGTTCATCCGTGACTGCGCACGCCTGCGCATCAAGGAATCTGACCGTCTGGTCACCACCACCCGCGAGCTCACCGCGCTGGGAGCGCAGGTGCGCATTGCCGGTGACGACCTCATCATCAAGGGCGTCGATGCCTTCACCGGCGGCGAGGTCGATTCGCACAACGACCACCGCATCGCCATGATGGCCGCCATCGCCGCGAGCCGCGCCACCGGCGAGGTCGTGATCCACGGCGCCGAGGCCGTCAACAAGTCCTATCCCGATTTCTTCGACCACTACCGCCTACTGGGCGGCAAGGTCACGCTCGAGGAGGAATAG
- the aroC gene encoding chorismate synthase has protein sequence MSSTFGNVLHLSIFGQSHSPAIGCSLDGIPAGIAVDQEKLQAFLDRRAPGRDETATKRREADAAHIIAGVVDGHTTGAPIAAIIENTNTRSNDYSELRRKPRPGHADFPARLKYHNMHDVAGGGHFSGRLTAPLCIAGGIALQALEARGIQVMAHVAQIGGISDLPMDDMVYREADRKAILTNDLPCIDAAAAVRMREEILAARDELDSIGGIVECGIYGLPAGIGDPMFDGIENRIARIAFGIPAVKGVEFGMGFAVAAMRGSENNDPYRIDAENGKIEVESNNAGGILGGISTGAPVMWRMAVKPTPSIGREQQTVDMDTMENAELSVHGRHDPCIVPRAVPVAEAAAALAIWDALLEDAGQR, from the coding sequence ATGTCCTCGACCTTTGGCAACGTCTTGCACTTAAGCATCTTCGGCCAGTCGCACTCTCCCGCTATCGGCTGCTCGCTCGATGGCATCCCGGCGGGCATCGCCGTGGACCAGGAGAAGCTGCAGGCCTTCCTCGACCGTCGCGCCCCCGGTCGCGACGAGACCGCGACCAAACGTCGCGAGGCCGACGCCGCGCACATCATCGCTGGTGTTGTCGATGGACATACCACCGGCGCGCCCATTGCCGCAATTATCGAGAACACCAACACACGCTCCAATGATTACTCCGAGCTGCGCCGCAAGCCCCGTCCCGGACATGCGGACTTCCCTGCGCGTTTGAAGTACCACAACATGCACGACGTCGCGGGCGGTGGGCACTTCTCCGGCCGCCTAACGGCACCCTTGTGCATCGCCGGCGGCATTGCGCTGCAGGCACTTGAGGCCCGCGGCATTCAGGTCATGGCGCACGTCGCGCAGATCGGCGGCATCTCCGACCTGCCCATGGACGACATGGTCTATCGCGAGGCCGACCGTAAGGCGATCCTTACCAACGATCTGCCCTGCATTGACGCCGCTGCTGCCGTTCGCATGCGCGAGGAGATCCTGGCCGCGCGCGACGAGCTCGACAGCATTGGCGGCATCGTGGAGTGCGGCATCTACGGCCTGCCCGCGGGCATCGGCGACCCCATGTTCGACGGTATCGAGAACCGCATCGCGCGAATCGCCTTTGGTATTCCCGCCGTAAAGGGCGTGGAGTTTGGCATGGGCTTTGCTGTGGCCGCCATGCGCGGCAGCGAGAACAACGACCCGTATCGCATCGATGCCGAGAACGGCAAAATTGAAGTCGAGTCCAATAACGCCGGCGGTATCTTGGGCGGCATCTCAACCGGCGCGCCTGTCATGTGGCGCATGGCCGTAAAGCCGACACCTTCCATCGGCCGCGAACAGCAGACCGTAGACATGGACACCATGGAAAATGCCGAGCTCTCGGTCCACGGCCGCCACGACCCCTGCATCGTCCCACGAGCCGTCCCCGTAGCCGAAGCAGCCGCGGCACTCGCCATCTGGGACGCCCTCCTCGAGGACGCCGGCCAGCGCTAA
- the aroQ gene encoding type II 3-dehydroquinate dehydratase: MKALVINGPNLNMLGIREPGIYGSDNYDRLVQICQEAGAAQGFDEVEVFQSNHEGSIVDKIQEAYGKVDGIVINPAAYTHTSVAILDALKAVAIPAVEVHISAVETREDFRQVSYARLACFATITGEGLKGYAHALELLKEHLEK, encoded by the coding sequence ATGAAAGCACTCGTCATTAACGGCCCCAACCTCAACATGCTCGGCATTCGCGAGCCAGGCATCTACGGCAGCGACAACTACGATCGCTTAGTGCAGATCTGCCAGGAAGCGGGTGCCGCACAGGGCTTCGACGAGGTCGAGGTCTTCCAGTCTAACCACGAGGGCAGCATCGTCGACAAGATCCAGGAGGCTTACGGAAAGGTCGACGGCATCGTCATCAACCCGGCCGCCTACACGCACACAAGCGTGGCCATCCTGGACGCGCTCAAAGCCGTCGCCATCCCGGCTGTGGAGGTCCACATTAGCGCAGTCGAGACCCGCGAAGACTTCCGCCAGGTGAGCTACGCCCGTCTGGCCTGCTTCGCCACCATCACCGGAGAGGGCCTGAAGGGCTACGCCCACGCGTTGGAGCTGCTGAAAGAGCATCTCGAAAAGTAA
- the pheA gene encoding prephenate dehydratase codes for MDLADIRQAIDGIDTTLLNSFVERMDIATEVAKSKIEMGKAVFDPARERSKLNNLAGRAPERYEAQTITLFRLLMSMSKAEQQRYINELMGITVSQKAHATAAAFDTPFPQTATVACQGVEGAYSQIAACKLFDVPDIAFFETFEGVMRAVRDGFCEFGVLPIENSTAGSVNAVYDLLAQFDFHIVRSLRLKIDHNLLVKPGTKLADIREVYSHGQAIAQCAGYIEAHGLHATKYPNTAMSAEMVASSERTDVAAIASRSCAALYGLEVLEPNIQDSDNNYTRFVVISREPRVYPGANRTSLMITTANEPGALYRVLERFYAFNINLIKLESRPIPGHDFEFMFYFDLDCPFGSKALDDLLDSIDDVCENFTYFGSYTEVL; via the coding sequence ATGGACCTTGCCGATATTCGTCAGGCCATCGACGGCATCGATACCACGCTCCTCAATAGCTTTGTCGAGCGCATGGATATTGCCACCGAGGTCGCCAAGTCAAAAATCGAGATGGGCAAGGCCGTCTTCGACCCCGCCCGCGAGCGCTCCAAGCTCAACAACCTTGCCGGCCGCGCGCCCGAGCGCTACGAGGCGCAGACCATCACCCTGTTCCGTCTTCTCATGAGCATGAGCAAGGCCGAGCAGCAGCGCTACATCAACGAGCTCATGGGCATCACAGTGTCGCAAAAGGCCCACGCCACGGCCGCAGCCTTTGACACGCCCTTCCCCCAAACGGCCACCGTCGCCTGCCAGGGCGTGGAAGGCGCCTACAGCCAGATAGCCGCGTGCAAGCTCTTCGACGTACCCGACATCGCGTTCTTCGAGACCTTCGAGGGCGTCATGCGCGCCGTGCGCGACGGCTTCTGCGAGTTTGGCGTGCTGCCCATCGAAAACTCCACCGCCGGCTCGGTCAACGCCGTCTACGACTTGCTCGCCCAGTTCGACTTCCACATCGTGCGTTCGCTGCGCCTTAAGATCGACCACAACCTGCTCGTCAAGCCCGGCACCAAGCTCGCGGACATACGCGAGGTCTACAGCCATGGCCAAGCCATTGCCCAGTGCGCCGGCTATATCGAGGCCCACGGCCTGCACGCCACCAAGTACCCCAACACGGCCATGTCGGCCGAGATGGTCGCCAGCTCCGAGCGCACCGATGTCGCCGCCATCGCCTCGCGCAGCTGTGCGGCGCTCTACGGCCTGGAGGTGCTGGAGCCCAACATCCAGGACTCGGACAACAACTACACGCGCTTTGTCGTCATCAGCCGCGAGCCGCGCGTCTACCCCGGCGCCAACCGCACCTCGCTCATGATCACCACGGCCAACGAGCCGGGCGCCCTCTACCGCGTGCTCGAGCGCTTCTATGCGTTCAACATCAACCTCATCAAGCTCGAGAGCCGTCCCATCCCCGGGCACGACTTTGAGTTTATGTTCTACTTTGACCTGGACTGCCCCTTTGGCAGCAAGGCCCTCGACGACCTGCTCGATTCCATCGACGACGTGTGCGAGAACTTCACCTACTTTGGCAGCTACACGGAGGTACTCTAG
- a CDS encoding shikimate kinase yields MIDSAATRPYGVLGRVLGHSYTPTIYKELAGLEYVRFEREPEDLQAFMTGDEWEGTNVTIPYKRAVMEYLDELSPLAERMGNVNTITRLPDGRLRGDNTDYFGFQCLVEELGVKVAGKKVLVLGATGGAGTTASMVLGDMGAIVVPVGRTSEVNYDNIAQQSDASLLVNCTPAGMFPHCPDAPCTLEGLDALEGVIDIVYNPARTGLMLEAERRGIPCIGGLLMLVAQAAQAVERYTGKATPRERILDVTERLSRHEQNIALIGMPGSGKTRVGEQIAQLTGREHIDLDRALEERLGMPCADFIIKCGEAAFREQETAALADISKRSGLVLSTGGGVVTRDENYPLLHQNSQIVMLNRKLDELAHKGRPITARDGIDKLAEQRMPRYRAWADYIIDSRDCAANTAHALLDTLPPAL; encoded by the coding sequence ATGATCGATTCCGCTGCAACCCGTCCCTACGGCGTGCTGGGCCGCGTGCTGGGCCACAGCTACACCCCGACCATCTACAAAGAGCTCGCGGGGCTCGAGTACGTGCGCTTTGAGCGCGAGCCCGAGGACCTCCAGGCCTTTATGACCGGCGACGAATGGGAGGGCACCAACGTGACCATCCCCTACAAGCGCGCCGTCATGGAATACCTGGACGAGCTGAGTCCGCTGGCCGAGCGCATGGGCAACGTCAACACGATCACGCGTCTGCCCGATGGCCGTCTGCGCGGCGACAACACTGACTACTTTGGCTTCCAATGCCTGGTCGAAGAGCTGGGCGTAAAGGTTGCCGGTAAGAAGGTCCTCGTGCTCGGTGCCACCGGCGGCGCCGGCACCACGGCAAGTATGGTGCTGGGAGACATGGGCGCCATCGTCGTACCCGTGGGTCGCACGAGCGAGGTCAACTACGACAATATCGCGCAGCAGTCCGACGCCTCCCTACTCGTCAACTGCACGCCCGCCGGCATGTTCCCCCATTGCCCCGACGCGCCTTGCACGCTCGAAGGCCTCGATGCGCTCGAGGGCGTCATCGACATTGTCTACAACCCCGCCCGCACGGGCCTGATGCTCGAGGCCGAGCGCCGCGGCATCCCCTGCATCGGCGGCCTGCTTATGCTTGTTGCCCAGGCGGCACAAGCTGTCGAGCGCTATACCGGCAAAGCCACCCCGCGCGAGAGGATCCTGGACGTAACGGAGCGCCTGTCGCGCCATGAGCAGAACATCGCCCTGATCGGCATGCCGGGCTCGGGCAAGACCCGCGTGGGCGAGCAGATCGCTCAGCTCACGGGCCGCGAGCACATCGACCTCGATCGCGCCCTCGAGGAGCGCCTGGGCATGCCCTGCGCCGACTTTATCATCAAGTGCGGCGAGGCGGCCTTCCGCGAGCAGGAGACGGCAGCGCTGGCCGACATCTCCAAGCGCAGCGGCTTGGTGCTCTCCACCGGCGGCGGCGTGGTTACGCGCGACGAGAACTACCCTCTGCTGCACCAAAACAGCCAAATCGTGATGCTCAACCGCAAGCTCGACGAGCTCGCCCACAAGGGCCGCCCCATCACCGCGCGCGACGGCATCGACAAGCTGGCCGAGCAGCGTATGCCGCGCTACCGCGCCTGGGCCGACTACATCATCGACTCACGCGACTGCGCCGCCAACACCGCCCATGCCCTCCTCGACACCCTCCCACCCGCTCTCTAA
- a CDS encoding prephenate dehydrogenase — protein sequence MGTVRNARVNQGGPKCAGIVGLGLIGGSFARGYAQAGVRVLAWDPDDDVMTAASMGTVAGELNDKTLGECDIIVLACYPEACIEWLEAHAQALADATDTEAIMGPVVIDTVGVKGIVCERAFELAREHGFYFVGAHPMAGTQYSGYAHSRADMFQGAPLVLVPPAVDDALKLELLGQVREMVRPLGFGKFSVTSAAEHDRVIAFTSQLAHVVSNAYVKSPTAQVHHGFSAGSYRDLTRVAHLNPQMWSELMIDDADALAFEIDHLIESLGAYSRALKDRDQRYLENLLAEGDRIKRALDDEASH from the coding sequence ATGGGTACGGTGAGAAACGCGCGCGTTAACCAAGGCGGCCCTAAGTGCGCCGGCATCGTCGGCCTTGGCCTCATCGGCGGCAGCTTTGCCCGCGGCTATGCGCAGGCGGGCGTCCGCGTGCTGGCCTGGGACCCCGATGACGATGTCATGACGGCCGCCAGCATGGGCACTGTCGCCGGAGAGCTCAACGACAAGACACTCGGCGAATGCGACATCATCGTCCTGGCTTGCTACCCCGAGGCCTGCATCGAGTGGCTCGAGGCGCATGCTCAGGCACTCGCCGACGCCACGGACACCGAGGCCATCATGGGCCCCGTTGTGATCGACACGGTGGGCGTCAAGGGCATCGTGTGCGAGCGCGCCTTTGAGCTTGCCCGCGAGCACGGCTTTTACTTTGTAGGCGCGCACCCCATGGCGGGCACGCAGTACTCGGGCTATGCGCACTCCCGCGCCGACATGTTCCAGGGCGCGCCACTCGTGCTCGTGCCGCCCGCGGTGGACGATGCGCTCAAGCTCGAGCTTTTGGGCCAGGTGCGCGAGATGGTGCGCCCCTTGGGCTTTGGCAAGTTCAGCGTGACCAGCGCCGCCGAGCACGACCGCGTCATCGCCTTCACGAGCCAGCTTGCGCACGTGGTATCCAACGCCTACGTCAAAAGCCCCACTGCCCAGGTCCACCACGGCTTTTCGGCCGGTAGCTACCGCGATCTCACCCGCGTGGCGCACCTCAACCCGCAAATGTGGTCCGAGCTCATGATCGACGACGCCGACGCGCTCGCCTTCGAGATCGATCATCTGATCGAGTCGCTTGGCGCCTACAGCCGTGCGCTCAAAGACCGCGACCAGCGCTATCTGGAGAATCTCCTTGCCGAAGGTGACCGCATTAAGCGCGCACTCGACGACGAGGCCTCCCACTAG